One part of the Methanomassiliicoccales archaeon genome encodes these proteins:
- a CDS encoding phosphoribosyltransferase, whose translation MPEIERFRSKIVTWEEISKWTLDVSRQIRDCNWKPTVIVGLTRGGWIPARLLCDHLHVKKLYAVKTEHWGITANQNGKALLTQELNANIDNENVLIVDDITDTGESLKLAIGHVEELNPKEIQTATLLHITRSKIEPNFYSVKVPEDQWTWFIFPWNLHEDLRTLLPKTLGDGKTEDEIQAAFLDQFEIQVSEDLVRETLKDLEAEGKVKRKGRIWVKIG comes from the coding sequence ATGCCGGAAATTGAGCGCTTCAGGAGTAAGATCGTAACATGGGAAGAAATTTCAAAATGGACTCTTGACGTATCGAGACAGATTAGGGATTGCAACTGGAAGCCGACTGTCATTGTTGGCTTAACAAGAGGTGGCTGGATCCCGGCAAGGCTCCTCTGCGATCACCTCCACGTCAAGAAGCTCTACGCTGTTAAGACAGAGCATTGGGGGATCACAGCTAACCAGAATGGAAAAGCCCTCCTCACTCAAGAACTCAATGCAAACATCGATAATGAGAATGTTCTCATTGTTGACGATATCACTGATACAGGGGAAAGTTTGAAACTTGCGATCGGACATGTAGAGGAGCTGAACCCGAAGGAGATCCAAACCGCAACCCTTTTACACATAACGCGTTCCAAAATTGAGCCAAATTTTTACTCAGTAAAGGTTCCTGAGGATCAATGGACTTGGTTCATATTTCCATGGAACCTTCACGAGGACTTACGGACCCTGCTTCCAAAGACTCTCGGGGATGGAAAGACTGAAGATGAGATACAGGCTGCTTTTCTTGATCAATTCGAGATTCAAGTCTCTGAAGATCTTGTCCGTGAGACTCTTAAAGACCTTGAAGCAGAGGGGAAGGTCAAGAGAAAAGGAAGAATTTGGGTCAAGATAGGCTGA
- a CDS encoding C15orf41 family protein, with product MRLSDYREIYRSLNFPEDIKIVAAEKGLDEELLTVIFTQKTVRETTKRFYLVKRNADKLLRSWKEGRSILSIARKWHFSPILTGLIIFQANGFSKKQYWNLVKNPELINDRRTMKEIMDVVRSDIVYSPWATEVQYKRGEWGENRLRSWLDSQGVSYKTEKDLRGEFPKTPDCLLEKPIQVNGWKINWIESKATFGDTLEVKKNIRRQLSAYTDLFGEGLVVYWFGYIDGIECPDGIAIADSSLLSCNCDKSSGIIPRNRASI from the coding sequence ATGAGATTAAGTGATTACAGGGAAATTTACCGGTCGTTGAATTTTCCTGAAGATATCAAGATCGTTGCTGCGGAAAAAGGATTGGATGAAGAGCTCTTGACGGTCATTTTTACCCAAAAAACGGTTAGGGAAACGACAAAGCGATTCTACCTAGTTAAGCGCAACGCTGATAAACTGCTCAGAAGTTGGAAAGAGGGCAGGAGCATTTTATCGATCGCGAGAAAATGGCATTTTTCACCCATCTTAACAGGTTTAATCATTTTTCAGGCGAACGGCTTTTCGAAAAAACAGTACTGGAACCTGGTCAAGAATCCTGAATTGATCAATGATCGCAGAACGATGAAGGAAATAATGGATGTAGTTCGCTCGGACATTGTCTACTCCCCGTGGGCGACTGAGGTGCAGTACAAACGAGGAGAATGGGGTGAAAATCGTCTGAGGAGCTGGCTTGATTCCCAGGGAGTCAGTTACAAGACAGAAAAGGATCTCAGGGGGGAATTTCCAAAGACACCGGATTGTCTTTTGGAAAAACCAATTCAAGTCAATGGGTGGAAGATCAATTGGATAGAATCGAAGGCGACATTCGGTGATACGCTTGAGGTTAAGAAGAACATCCGCAGGCAATTGAGTGCCTATACCGATCTTTTCGGAGAAGGACTCGTTGTTTATTGGTTTGGGTACATTGATGGGATCGAGTGTCCAGATGGAATCGCAATCGCAGACTCATCTCTTCTTTCGTGCAATTGCGATAAATCGTCCGGGATTATTCCAAGAAATAGGGCAAGCATTTAG
- the hpt gene encoding hypoxanthine/guanine phosphoribosyltransferase translates to MLDRLRRSLESSPVVRMGDYDYFISPITDGIPSMDPVVLDEVIDAIVQIGEFDCDLITTPEAMGIPIAVGLSQRLGIPYNVIRKKKYGLPDEVSVIQCTGYSKRELYINGVKRGDRVVLVDDVISTGGTLSAILRALKDLGAIIKDVIIVVEKGNVKSKIENELGIKIKTLVRVEIRNGHVVVLT, encoded by the coding sequence ATGCTTGATCGACTTCGAAGAAGTCTAGAATCTTCTCCGGTCGTACGCATGGGCGATTATGATTATTTCATCAGTCCAATTACCGACGGCATCCCTAGCATGGATCCAGTAGTTCTGGACGAAGTGATCGATGCAATTGTCCAGATCGGCGAGTTCGACTGCGATCTTATCACCACACCAGAGGCGATGGGAATACCAATTGCAGTCGGTCTTTCCCAGAGACTTGGAATTCCGTACAACGTGATTAGGAAGAAGAAGTACGGACTACCGGATGAGGTAAGCGTAATTCAGTGCACGGGATACTCCAAAAGGGAACTCTACATTAACGGCGTCAAAAGAGGAGACAGGGTCGTCCTCGTCGACGATGTAATAAGCACTGGTGGAACCCTTTCAGCGATATTGAGGGCCCTCAAAGATCTCGGAGCGATCATCAAGGACGTTATTATCGTGGTTGAAAAAGGGAACGTAAAATCAAAGATTGAAAATGAGTTGGGAATCAAGATCAAGACCCTCGTGAGAGTCGAAATTCGGAATGGTCACGTCGTTGTCCTCACTTGA
- the glmS gene encoding glutamine--fructose-6-phosphate transaminase (isomerizing), with amino-acid sequence MCGIVGYTGPREAIEILFDALKRLEYRGYDSAGLAILENDIQIVKDKGDISQLERSVSKLRGTLGIGHTRWATCGKPSKENAHPFLDCSGNFAVVHNGIIENHRELRRELEAEGHVFTSETDTEVLVHLIEKYYDGNMEKAVREALKRVKGTYAVAVIGKGSKEIIAARKENPLVVGLGVGENFIASDVTALLNYTNKVIHVMDGEYVVISPAGVRLYDCSGNEISRAPSLITWTVEDAQRGGFEHYMLKEIFEQPASIHNSLLGMLDGIEEGEFLRDANFDSVKIVGCGSSYHAAMVGKYIIESLAHIPVTLELASEYRYSHGTRETPLVILITQSGETADTLAAAREAKKRGCRTFAITNVVGSTITREVDEVFYTKAGPEIGVAATKSYITQLIALYLVGMRIGFVHRTISHELLRSMKDQLRLMPRQVSAVLDNKEIIEGASDLLVNARNVFFIGRNINYPTMLEGALKLKEISYIHAEGYAAGELKHGPLALLDRDTPVVASCIKDHTYEKMISNISEVAARDSPILAIGYEDDRELMAIADRFIGIPKVDPLFSPVPLTVVLQLLAYYTARKRGCPIDKPRNLAKSVTVE; translated from the coding sequence ATGTGCGGTATTGTTGGATATACCGGCCCGAGAGAAGCTATCGAAATTCTGTTCGATGCATTGAAAAGACTCGAGTATAGGGGTTATGATTCTGCAGGATTGGCAATCCTAGAAAATGATATCCAGATCGTGAAAGACAAGGGGGATATTTCACAGTTAGAAAGGAGTGTGAGTAAACTTCGCGGGACTCTGGGAATTGGCCACACGAGATGGGCAACGTGCGGTAAACCATCGAAGGAAAACGCACATCCTTTCCTCGATTGCTCGGGTAATTTTGCTGTTGTGCACAACGGGATCATAGAAAATCATCGCGAATTGAGACGCGAGCTCGAAGCGGAAGGGCATGTTTTCACATCGGAGACCGACACGGAAGTCCTCGTTCATTTAATAGAGAAGTATTACGATGGGAACATGGAAAAAGCTGTGAGAGAGGCGCTGAAGAGGGTCAAGGGAACTTATGCCGTTGCTGTAATTGGGAAAGGATCAAAAGAGATCATAGCGGCGAGAAAAGAAAATCCATTGGTCGTTGGCCTCGGTGTTGGCGAGAATTTCATCGCCTCTGATGTGACAGCACTTCTGAACTACACCAATAAAGTAATTCACGTAATGGATGGAGAATACGTAGTCATCTCACCAGCCGGTGTGAGACTGTATGATTGCTCAGGTAATGAGATCTCTAGAGCACCCAGTCTCATCACCTGGACAGTTGAAGATGCCCAACGTGGAGGGTTTGAACATTATATGCTCAAAGAAATCTTTGAGCAACCGGCCTCGATTCACAATTCCCTCCTCGGAATGCTCGATGGCATCGAAGAGGGGGAATTCCTTCGGGATGCGAATTTCGATTCTGTGAAGATCGTTGGCTGCGGTTCATCCTATCACGCCGCAATGGTAGGAAAATACATCATCGAGTCCCTGGCCCACATTCCCGTTACGCTCGAACTCGCATCCGAATACAGGTATTCTCACGGCACACGAGAAACTCCACTGGTCATTCTTATCACTCAGAGCGGTGAGACAGCTGACACGCTCGCTGCGGCAAGAGAAGCAAAAAAAAGGGGATGCCGTACATTTGCGATCACAAACGTCGTAGGTAGCACTATCACACGAGAGGTCGATGAAGTCTTTTACACAAAGGCAGGTCCCGAGATTGGTGTGGCAGCGACCAAGTCTTACATCACACAACTCATTGCCCTGTACCTCGTAGGTATGAGGATAGGGTTTGTTCATAGGACAATTTCACACGAACTCCTAAGGTCGATGAAAGACCAATTGAGATTAATGCCCCGACAGGTCAGTGCCGTTCTGGATAATAAAGAAATTATTGAGGGGGCGTCGGATCTTCTCGTTAACGCAAGAAACGTATTCTTCATCGGTCGCAATATAAACTATCCGACAATGCTTGAGGGGGCACTGAAGCTTAAGGAGATCTCATACATTCATGCCGAGGGATATGCCGCTGGTGAACTCAAACACGGGCCTCTCGCGCTTCTTGATAGGGATACGCCCGTAGTCGCTTCATGCATTAAGGATCACACATATGAGAAAATGATATCGAATATTTCTGAGGTTGCCGCAAGAGACAGCCCAATACTCGCAATTGGATATGAGGACGATCGTGAATTAATGGCAATTGCTGATCGCTTCATAGGAATCCCTAAAGTCGACCCCCTGTTTTCACCGGTTCCATTGACGGTTGTTCTTCAGCTCTTGGCCTACTACACAGCAAGAAAAAGAGGTTGTCCAATCGACAAACCACGAAATCTCGCGAAAAGTGTGACTGTAGAATGA
- the cas4 gene encoding CRISPR-associated protein Cas4, translating to MAFISAGEIEKYAYCPLSWWLSRNYDVTTPALKEGQKEHESLSKNLSEIVDHELKANIWERAITWFAITATVLAIIGVVLKPVENPEEWRKILSVLSIPWIIAGLIALYSSASAGEERNRAKYEQITILTAIIAMITVLNAVTILGIEPRTALIYEFLALLWLIAANIALYLSLRASHIAASKRKEQLIRGKIVYIGGKGSKLFKSEKYGIVGKPDYVIEVNGEAVPVEVKTGRKPRGPLFSHILRVGAYCLLLEEDGEKVSHGILKYDDVEYEIEYDEELKKIILAKTEEMRNLLKTGGVHRNHHRVGKCISCSRRAICPEKLA from the coding sequence ATGGCCTTTATTTCTGCAGGCGAAATAGAGAAGTACGCTTACTGCCCGCTGAGTTGGTGGCTTAGCAGGAATTATGATGTGACAACACCTGCTCTCAAGGAAGGCCAAAAGGAGCACGAGTCTCTTTCCAAGAATCTCAGTGAAATCGTCGATCATGAATTGAAGGCTAATATCTGGGAACGGGCGATCACATGGTTTGCTATTACAGCAACGGTGCTCGCTATCATTGGGGTCGTATTGAAGCCTGTGGAAAATCCAGAAGAATGGAGGAAAATACTCAGCGTGCTGTCGATACCCTGGATCATTGCTGGACTCATTGCACTCTACAGTTCTGCTTCTGCCGGAGAAGAGAGGAACCGTGCCAAATACGAGCAGATAACAATTCTCACAGCGATCATTGCAATGATCACCGTGCTTAATGCTGTTACAATCCTTGGAATCGAACCACGCACTGCGTTGATCTATGAATTCTTGGCACTCCTCTGGTTGATCGCTGCTAATATCGCCCTTTACCTTTCATTGCGGGCAAGTCATATCGCCGCGAGCAAGAGAAAGGAGCAGCTGATCAGAGGCAAGATTGTTTATATTGGTGGCAAAGGTTCGAAATTATTCAAGTCCGAAAAATACGGTATTGTTGGGAAACCGGACTATGTGATAGAAGTCAATGGTGAGGCAGTCCCGGTAGAAGTCAAAACCGGACGAAAGCCTAGAGGCCCACTCTTTTCACATATACTGAGAGTGGGAGCCTATTGTTTGCTTTTGGAAGAAGACGGGGAAAAAGTATCCCACGGCATCCTGAAATACGATGACGTTGAGTATGAGATTGAGTATGATGAAGAACTAAAGAAAATAATTCTTGCCAAGACTGAAGAAATGCGCAATCTCCTAAAGACAGGAGGCGTACACCGTAATCATCACAGGGTTGGCAAGTGCATATCATGTTCAAGAAGAGCCATATGTCCCGAGAAACTAGCCTGA
- a CDS encoding ATP-binding cassette domain-containing protein, with protein sequence MKIVVKAENLTKRYDSFTAVNSINFEIREGECFGFLGPNGAGKTTVMKMIYCASPITSGKLFVLGLDVEKNPREIKGLIGVAPQENNLDPDFTVLKNLTVYARYFGIEKRIAERKAMELLEFMQLKEKADVEIPELSGGMKRRLIIARALINDPKILILDEPTTGLDPQARHLIWDKIRELRKSGVTVIMTTHYMDEAERLCDRLVIMDRGKILVEGNPQELIEQHSGQSVLEIVDPAPEVESYLRVRDLFTEKGSDRIYVYTENPQQLLNEINGRFSLQHAAIRRSTLEDVFLKLTGRGLRD encoded by the coding sequence ATGAAAATCGTCGTCAAAGCTGAAAATTTGACAAAAAGATATGATTCATTCACCGCCGTGAATAGTATCAACTTCGAGATCAGAGAAGGTGAATGTTTTGGCTTTCTAGGCCCTAACGGAGCTGGCAAGACGACAGTAATGAAGATGATCTACTGTGCGTCTCCGATAACTTCTGGAAAACTGTTTGTATTGGGGTTGGATGTCGAGAAGAATCCAAGGGAAATAAAGGGTCTCATCGGGGTCGCCCCCCAAGAAAATAATCTTGACCCTGATTTTACAGTATTGAAAAATCTAACGGTCTACGCTCGCTATTTCGGGATCGAAAAAAGAATTGCTGAGAGAAAGGCGATGGAACTTCTGGAATTCATGCAATTGAAAGAAAAGGCTGACGTGGAGATACCTGAGCTTTCTGGGGGGATGAAAAGGCGGCTCATCATTGCGAGAGCTCTCATAAACGACCCTAAAATTCTCATTTTGGATGAACCAACAACGGGTCTTGATCCGCAGGCAAGGCACCTCATCTGGGATAAGATCAGGGAACTGAGGAAATCTGGTGTTACTGTTATCATGACGACGCACTATATGGATGAAGCCGAACGTTTATGCGACAGGCTTGTCATCATGGATCGGGGAAAGATCCTCGTGGAGGGCAACCCCCAGGAACTCATTGAGCAACACTCTGGTCAAAGCGTTCTTGAGATTGTCGATCCTGCGCCAGAAGTTGAGAGTTATCTCAGAGTTAGAGATCTTTTCACTGAAAAAGGCTCAGATCGAATCTATGTTTATACTGAGAATCCACAACAGCTTCTTAATGAAATCAACGGGAGGTTCTCATTGCAGCATGCAGCAATTAGGAGGTCAACTCTAGAGGATGTTTTTTTGAAACTCACGGGCAGGGGGCTGAGAGATTGA
- a CDS encoding ABC transporter permease, whose protein sequence is MVWRRNKDVFFTTWKTNFLPPFFEPILYLVAMGLGFGILIGKVEYEGFFVEYAMFLAPGLVAISSMYSAFFECTYGSYVRMHYQKTFDAIIATPLSIEDVIAGEMLWGATKSLLNSTIVLGVVAVAGLAWFPGMLFVPFIGFLSGLMFASIAMIFTALVPNIDSFNYPFFLLITPMFLFSGTFFPLKVLPEWGQWMAEMLPLTHSTRLIRDLSYNFFSLADVISLLYIVLLTAITFFAAILLMRKRLIK, encoded by the coding sequence ATGGTCTGGAGAAGAAACAAGGATGTCTTTTTCACAACGTGGAAGACAAATTTTCTGCCCCCCTTCTTTGAACCAATTCTCTATCTCGTAGCGATGGGATTAGGCTTTGGGATCCTCATCGGAAAGGTCGAATACGAAGGATTTTTTGTTGAGTATGCGATGTTCCTTGCACCCGGTCTCGTTGCAATTTCCTCGATGTATTCTGCGTTTTTTGAATGCACATACGGCTCTTATGTACGCATGCATTACCAGAAGACTTTCGATGCGATCATCGCTACGCCATTGAGTATCGAAGATGTAATTGCTGGAGAAATGCTCTGGGGCGCGACAAAAAGTCTTTTGAACTCCACGATTGTGCTTGGGGTTGTTGCGGTCGCTGGACTTGCATGGTTTCCTGGTATGCTATTTGTCCCATTCATTGGTTTCTTATCTGGTCTTATGTTTGCATCGATCGCAATGATCTTCACTGCGCTCGTTCCGAATATCGATTCGTTCAATTACCCTTTCTTTCTGCTAATCACGCCTATGTTCCTTTTTAGTGGCACTTTTTTCCCGCTTAAAGTGCTGCCAGAATGGGGCCAATGGATGGCCGAAATGCTCCCGCTGACACATTCAACGAGATTGATCCGGGATCTCAGCTACAATTTTTTCAGCTTGGCAGATGTGATAAGTTTGCTATATATAGTGTTATTAACGGCGATCACCTTTTTCGCAGCAATATTGCTGATGAGGAAGCGTTTAATCAAGTGA
- a CDS encoding RNA repair domain-containing protein, with protein MAFPREILNELKWRKDRNLAEAEIHYLHRGAPNNIKIISGSEIKELGRYFFSVGDSEVPYHRIRKIIYRGEILFDSSSLGKKEKK; from the coding sequence ATGGCGTTCCCGCGAGAGATTCTCAACGAACTCAAATGGCGAAAAGACAGGAATCTGGCTGAAGCTGAGATTCATTATTTACATAGGGGAGCACCGAATAATATCAAGATTATTTCTGGATCTGAAATCAAAGAGCTCGGCCGATACTTCTTTTCTGTCGGTGATAGTGAGGTCCCATATCATCGGATTAGAAAAATCATTTACCGGGGCGAAATCCTCTTTGATTCTAGTAGTCTTGGCAAGAAAGAAAAGAAATAG
- a CDS encoding tripartite tricarboxylate transporter permease has translation MELEILLLILCFTLAGSCLGCISGLTPGVHINTLCAILITLYPSITPSLIESTNNFDPITISILFSSMIISAATVHSFLDFIPSVFLGAPEDSEVLSVLPGHRLLLSGKGMEAVECAAKGSFIGALIAIVLAFPLQLLMGAPLKLYDILAPFIPFILIAIMILLIASEEEDNRITAIIDAREGSIEFSSPIVILLPPFPAEGEKVRISGQIQRRFPKSYVVMTAYGRWKLRIKGSVPEGYATINGIWRFKRRRFHRKMIALAVFLGSGILGFIVLHGNMPSNPFFVGTFDNLLFPLLSGLFGVPSLILSLNRSRIPPQESGAHVNIKLGNVLKGTIVGAIVGWCPGVTPTTGAVIASFFTPKKKVNPIDSSKDFITMVSALGTSATVFNLVALTTIGKGRSGAMLAVREIIGPQEINASLNQISPVFSLLLFSIFIASIVGFTLTFVLGKGISKKLENVNIEKINLAVLLLLILLICLMTGPIGLVVLVTATCLGLIPPLVGVKRVQLTGCLLLPIALFFAGL, from the coding sequence GTGGAGCTAGAGATTCTTCTTCTGATCCTTTGTTTTACTCTTGCTGGCTCATGCCTAGGGTGCATCAGCGGCCTCACACCAGGAGTTCATATAAATACGCTATGCGCCATCCTTATCACTCTGTACCCATCGATAACTCCGTCCCTGATCGAATCAACGAATAATTTTGACCCCATCACAATATCAATCCTTTTCTCATCAATGATCATATCAGCAGCAACCGTTCATTCATTCCTCGATTTCATTCCTTCCGTCTTCCTTGGTGCTCCAGAAGATTCCGAAGTTCTTTCTGTCCTCCCTGGGCATAGACTGCTGCTGAGCGGAAAGGGCATGGAAGCTGTTGAGTGCGCCGCGAAGGGAAGTTTCATTGGCGCACTTATCGCGATTGTGCTCGCTTTTCCGTTACAGTTATTAATGGGAGCTCCTTTGAAACTCTATGACATCCTCGCGCCCTTCATTCCATTTATTCTAATAGCGATTATGATTCTCTTGATAGCTTCTGAAGAGGAAGATAATCGTATTACTGCAATCATCGATGCGCGCGAAGGTAGCATTGAATTTTCATCCCCAATAGTAATTTTATTGCCACCATTCCCAGCAGAAGGTGAAAAAGTGCGAATCTCTGGACAAATTCAACGAAGATTTCCGAAATCATATGTTGTAATGACGGCTTATGGTCGTTGGAAACTTCGCATCAAAGGGAGCGTTCCTGAAGGTTACGCCACAATCAATGGGATCTGGAGGTTCAAGAGGAGAAGGTTTCATAGGAAAATGATTGCGCTCGCTGTCTTTCTTGGTTCTGGCATACTTGGTTTCATCGTACTGCACGGAAATATGCCTTCGAATCCATTTTTCGTTGGCACTTTTGATAACCTACTGTTTCCATTACTATCGGGTCTTTTCGGGGTGCCATCCCTGATTCTTTCATTGAACAGATCAAGAATCCCGCCACAAGAATCGGGTGCGCATGTGAACATTAAACTCGGCAATGTGTTGAAAGGTACGATTGTCGGCGCTATCGTAGGATGGTGTCCAGGCGTAACTCCGACAACAGGTGCGGTCATTGCAAGTTTTTTTACACCAAAAAAGAAAGTCAATCCAATCGATTCTTCAAAGGATTTTATCACAATGGTTTCTGCTCTCGGAACGTCGGCAACTGTTTTCAATTTAGTTGCCCTCACAACGATAGGTAAGGGCAGGAGTGGAGCAATGCTCGCAGTGAGAGAAATTATAGGACCTCAGGAGATCAATGCGTCGTTAAACCAAATCTCCCCAGTCTTTTCACTCCTGCTATTCTCAATTTTTATCGCTTCGATAGTTGGGTTTACATTGACATTCGTCCTCGGAAAAGGGATCAGCAAGAAACTCGAGAATGTCAATATCGAAAAGATCAATCTTGCCGTGCTCCTTTTGTTGATATTGCTTATTTGCCTTATGACAGGACCCATCGGACTCGTTGTACTCGTCACTGCCACTTGTTTAGGACTCATACCACCATTGGTCGGCGTCAAAAGGGTGCAACTCACTGGCTGCTTGCTTCTCCCTATTGCCCTCTTCTTTGCAGGGTTATGA
- the ade gene encoding adenine deaminase, whose translation MKIKNIEGQIVDVAGGVIIPGRVVIQDDRIAGIERRSHAPDVYILPGFIDSHIHIESSLLCPSRFSEAAVPHGTTCVITDPHEIANVLGMRGIEFMLKDSKKTPMRMYFTVPSCVPATEMETSGAILTWKEVRELLMLPEFVALGEVMNVQAVLTESEDMMKKIETAKLLGKPIDGHAPGLSGYDLDRYIFAGISTDHECVSSEEALEKHRKGMRIMVREGSTSKDLEPLAEFAKEHEFFFVSDDLHALDLKKGHIDDLLRKAVRIGIDPITAVRSVTLWPAKHYGLPLGSIAVGELADIVIVDNLRDFNVLQVYIGGKLVAEKGRALFKVEPENLDYHMVEQHISHADFEIRVDRDKRKVLARVIRVVPDQDISYSEVAELEVSNGVVQVDLEQDVLYVSVVCRYERKKPALGFIRGFKLKRGAIASSVAHDAHNIIAVGVDANSIATAVEYVSKVGGYCATNGTRTVTLELPIAGLMSAEDCDTVCKKEAEIIGFVRTMGCDLEAPFMTLSFQSLLVVPELKICDRGLFDSTQFKFVDPIIE comes from the coding sequence ATGAAAATCAAAAATATCGAGGGGCAAATTGTCGATGTTGCTGGCGGAGTTATAATTCCTGGGAGGGTGGTAATCCAGGATGATAGAATCGCTGGCATAGAAAGACGATCACACGCACCTGATGTATACATTCTTCCAGGCTTCATCGACTCTCATATTCACATTGAATCGTCACTCCTTTGCCCATCTAGGTTTTCGGAAGCTGCCGTGCCCCACGGCACAACTTGTGTCATCACAGACCCCCATGAAATAGCGAACGTTCTTGGCATGAGAGGGATTGAGTTCATGCTGAAAGATTCGAAAAAAACACCAATGCGGATGTACTTCACTGTCCCCTCATGCGTCCCGGCCACTGAAATGGAGACCTCAGGCGCCATTTTGACCTGGAAAGAAGTAAGGGAATTGCTAATGCTCCCGGAGTTCGTGGCGTTAGGCGAGGTAATGAACGTTCAAGCCGTGCTCACAGAAAGCGAAGATATGATGAAGAAAATCGAAACGGCGAAACTGCTTGGAAAGCCTATTGATGGACACGCGCCTGGTCTATCAGGCTACGACCTCGACCGTTATATTTTTGCAGGAATATCCACGGATCATGAGTGTGTTTCTTCGGAGGAAGCGCTGGAAAAGCACCGCAAAGGAATGAGGATTATGGTGCGGGAAGGCTCTACCTCGAAAGACCTAGAACCACTGGCAGAATTTGCAAAAGAGCATGAGTTTTTCTTTGTCTCGGATGATTTGCACGCATTGGATTTAAAGAAGGGGCACATAGATGATTTATTAAGAAAAGCGGTTCGCATTGGAATCGACCCAATCACCGCGGTTCGCTCTGTAACTCTGTGGCCCGCGAAACACTATGGGCTGCCACTCGGATCAATAGCGGTTGGCGAATTAGCGGATATTGTAATCGTTGATAATCTCAGGGATTTCAATGTGTTACAAGTATACATCGGCGGCAAGCTCGTTGCAGAAAAAGGGAGAGCCCTGTTCAAAGTCGAACCAGAGAACCTCGATTATCACATGGTTGAACAGCATATTTCTCATGCTGATTTTGAAATCCGTGTTGATAGGGACAAGCGGAAAGTTTTGGCTAGGGTGATTCGCGTCGTGCCTGACCAAGACATCAGTTATTCCGAAGTCGCAGAACTCGAGGTGTCTAATGGTGTTGTCCAGGTGGATTTGGAGCAAGACGTCCTGTACGTTTCTGTCGTGTGCCGTTATGAACGAAAGAAACCAGCCCTAGGTTTCATCAGGGGGTTCAAACTCAAAAGGGGTGCGATCGCCTCTAGCGTTGCCCATGATGCCCACAACATCATTGCTGTTGGTGTCGATGCGAATTCGATTGCTACTGCCGTCGAATATGTATCAAAGGTGGGGGGCTACTGTGCGACGAATGGTACCAGAACCGTAACTTTGGAGCTGCCTATTGCTGGTCTCATGAGCGCTGAAGACTGCGACACAGTCTGTAAGAAAGAGGCAGAAATTATAGGGTTTGTTAGAACAATGGGGTGCGATTTGGAGGCACCATTCATGACGCTTTCTTTCCAAAGCCTTCTCGTCGTCCCAGAACTCAAGATCTGTGATAGGGGTCTCTTCGATTCCACCCAGTTTAAATTCGTTGATCCGATTATCGAGTGA